GTGAACACCCCCGAACGCTGGACGAATTCTGGCCTCGAGGGACTCGAGGCCTCCCTGCACGCCTGGCAACTCCACCCGGCCGGGACCGAGGGCTACGCCAAAGCCGAAGTCACCGCCGGAGGCGTCGACACCCGCGAACTCGACGCCAAGACCTTGCAATCCCGCAAGGTTCCCGGCCTCTACTTCATCGGCGAAGTCGTCGACGTCACCGGCTGGCTCGGCGGCTACAACTTCCAATGGGCCTGGGCCTCCGCCGTGAGCGCCGCCCAATCCGCCTGACCGCCTTACCATCCCATCTAGTCAGCGGTTTCTTATCAGGTCACGTTGGCGCCAAGTCGATCTGCTGGGTCACGTCCAGCGGAATCGATCGGAATGAATGTACGAGACTCTGGACTGGTGAAGACCGCTCGATTTCGGCCCGATTGCTTTGCTTGATACAGCGCTTGATCCGACATCTTGCGCAGGGATCCAGAGTCGGTTCCATCGGTAGGGTAAAGCGCACCTCCGATACTGACCGTCAAGGGAATCTCGACCCCCTGGACAACCACACGCCCCTGAAATAGATCCAGGATCGCAGAGGAGATTCCGAAAGCAGTCTCGGAGTCACGAAGGCTGCCCACAATCAGCATGAACTCCTCACCCCCGATGCGGGCGATAACGTCCATCTTTCGCACCGTTCCGCGCAGGCGGCTTGCAACGATCTTCAGACACTCGTCGCCAACAAGGTGACCGTGCGTGTCGTTGATCTTCTTGAAGTAGTCGATGTCGATCGTAAAGACGGCGGCAAGTGTGTGCTTCGCAGCGCAAACTTCCAGGCAGCGCCTCATGTGCTCTTCCAACATGAGCCGATTCGGCAGACCGGTCAGGTAGTCGTGCTCTGCAAGATGACGAAACCGCTCTTCACTTTGACGGATGATGTTGGTCTGGTGCTTGACCTGGGTCTTTAGAATGACAACCCAAAGGACGACAACGCTCATGACCCCCATAAAAGCGGCGAGTATCGCCAGCGTATGCTGGGCCGTCCACCATGAGGCACGATTCAATATGACGATGTCCTGCGGAGTGTTGAGCAGGATGCTGAATGAGACGGGATTATGGTACAGGTCGGCATGCACGACGCAGATACCCGTGAGCAGAAGCAGGGTTCCGTTGTCCGTACCAGGAGCCGAGCCCTTGCCCGACAGCGGGAACGACGCCTCGAAGACTTCGTTGCCATCGCGCAGAAGCAGAACCCTCCTCTCTCCCGCAACATGGCTCTCTTCGACCCTTCCTTGTATCTGCACAAGCTGCTGATCGTAGGGGACCTGATAGAAGTCTCCGTCTTGCGTGATAACGTTCTTGGCCATGATCCGTATTGGAACGATGGGAGTAGCAGGGCCAAGCTCCCGGAGGAGTGCATCCTCGAGAATGGGTCCATAGTCACCCAGAACTGGAAAGCCAACCGCTTCTACTTGACGGCCTGTCCCGATGAACCGCGTACCGCTTGCCTGGATCCCTATCCCGTCACTGCCGTTCTGCAGATAGATCCCGCGACCGGAGTTCTGGTAGGTGGAAACGCCACTCACTTTGACGCGGTGCTGTGCCTGCCCAAACTGAAGCGCGTTGCCAATTGGCATCGTCGGCACGCCGAACGGGTCGGTTCGTGCCGGCTCCAGCACCTTCATGAACTTCGTAGACGGGACATAGAGGTCCAGACCCACGAACTGCTTCTTTTGATTGAAGTCCGTAGCACAAACACCCTGGAAGCTCACCCTCGCGTCCACCAGGTGGGCGATGTCCACACCGGCGAAATCCTGCAGCAGAACATTGACCGACCCGCCACCTATCTCCAGGCGCAGATGGAGAAGCGTATTCTCGTCGACCTCTTCCATTCTGGCGGTGTGAACGATTCCTTCGATTTCGACCCATTGGCTGTCCTGAACGCCGCCGAACAGGTCGCCGTACATGAATCGGTGGGTCGGCGGCGGAGAACTTTGGCCCATCACGGTCACCCTCGACGCAAGAACGACGGGCGCAAACAGACCCGGCCCACTGGTTCCAACGATCTCGACTCGATCGCCCGCATGCACATCAGCAGAATCTGTGCGGTCCACAGAGATGCCGCCCGTTTCGTCTTGAAAGAAGAACGAGTTCTTATACCCGGAGAGGTCCGTTACGACGCCGGTAAGTTTGACAGGAATCAGCTGCTCCGCCTCGGCGGAGCTAAGTTGCCGGAGCTGCTTCACCGTATCGAGGTAAGGCTTGGCACTCTTCATCTTCATCTCTGACTTCAAGAGAGAGGCATGCGTCTCTTCGCCAGGAAGCTCCGCGGCGGCAGGGCTTATTGCGCCGGGGAGGACCGGAGCCGCTCTCGCAACGCCAACCAGGCAGAGCATAGATCCAACCCAGAGGAATGCGCCCACCACGAAAACGGAACGCAGGAATACTGACGCCTTGCGTCGTGTAGATTGAACGTGCAACTGCAGGCCCTGAGCGCCATCGGCAGCCTTTGCCCGACGCCGTCCCAGTATCAGCTCGCCCGGCCTATATCTTCGACCAATGGCAAAGAGCATTTTGTCACCTGATCCTCCCTTTGAAAACTCCGTTCGCGTCCGGCCAACGATCCAACCGCTTCAATGCCGCAAGTGACGTCCGAGGTTCAATCTCGAAAGATCAACCTCTGAAGATCGCGGGTCAACCAGTCGTCCAGTGCTTGACCTCGTGCTTCCCCATATTCAAGGAAGCCACTCGAACAAGACTCAACAAAGGAGTTGTCACAGTTGCTGGTGAAGAGAAGCGAAAGACGGAGCCGTGCCTCAATCGAGTCAAAGTTAACGGTACAGGCATGAGACCTCA
This Granulicella aggregans DNA region includes the following protein-coding sequences:
- a CDS encoding diguanylate cyclase; translated protein: MLCLVGVARAAPVLPGAISPAAAELPGEETHASLLKSEMKMKSAKPYLDTVKQLRQLSSAEAEQLIPVKLTGVVTDLSGYKNSFFFQDETGGISVDRTDSADVHAGDRVEIVGTSGPGLFAPVVLASRVTVMGQSSPPPTHRFMYGDLFGGVQDSQWVEIEGIVHTARMEEVDENTLLHLRLEIGGGSVNVLLQDFAGVDIAHLVDARVSFQGVCATDFNQKKQFVGLDLYVPSTKFMKVLEPARTDPFGVPTMPIGNALQFGQAQHRVKVSGVSTYQNSGRGIYLQNGSDGIGIQASGTRFIGTGRQVEAVGFPVLGDYGPILEDALLRELGPATPIVPIRIMAKNVITQDGDFYQVPYDQQLVQIQGRVEESHVAGERRVLLLRDGNEVFEASFPLSGKGSAPGTDNGTLLLLTGICVVHADLYHNPVSFSILLNTPQDIVILNRASWWTAQHTLAILAAFMGVMSVVVLWVVILKTQVKHQTNIIRQSEERFRHLAEHDYLTGLPNRLMLEEHMRRCLEVCAAKHTLAAVFTIDIDYFKKINDTHGHLVGDECLKIVASRLRGTVRKMDVIARIGGEEFMLIVGSLRDSETAFGISSAILDLFQGRVVVQGVEIPLTVSIGGALYPTDGTDSGSLRKMSDQALYQAKQSGRNRAVFTSPESRTFIPIDSAGRDPADRLGANVT